The Acyrthosiphon pisum isolate AL4f unplaced genomic scaffold, pea_aphid_22Mar2018_4r6ur Scaffold_20534;HRSCAF=21316, whole genome shotgun sequence nucleotide sequence AACAATGAAACATTAGATTTAGTGATGACTCCATTAACTGAATATCTTCTAccaatttgtaatttacatCCGATTAGATCGATAATACtgatatgtttaattataagtGAAGAATTAGATCGATTAATTTCTAGACGTGAAATTCTCCAACCACCTTTTCAAACaaatccaataaaaaatataaaataatataaaacatacaaacaaaaaaaataataaaatacgtaatatactagtaaataaataattaaaaaataaataaacaagttaaataaatgataatataaaacgtacaaaaacaaaataatacgtaatatactaataaaataaatattaaatacaaaataaataatacatagtgcaataaaacgtaaaaaagtatataagtaataaataaatttaactattttttcagataaatataagaagaaaaaaatataataataacaaaaaatatatatataaaaccatataatacaCCATGAGCGACCAAACACCATTGTCGGCGGAGTACCCACTAACACTGCAAGCAGTCAATTTCTTTGAAAAGCTTAGAGATGAATTATTAAATGGCCCTCACCACCAATACATACGAGGGAATAGAATTTGTGTAGGATGCTTTAAACGACATGTCAGAGAAGCAAACAGAAAAATGAGTATGCCATTGAACCCATATATATTAAGCAGGGCAATGATACCAGTTACGGCGTTCATTCACGCGGTAATAAGTCATCCGAGCGCGGAGAGATCAGTGTGTATAGA carries:
- the LOC107882432 gene encoding uncharacterized protein LOC107882432, with the translated sequence MSDQTPLSAEYPLTLQAVNFFEKLRDELLNGPHHQYIRGNRICVGCFKRHVREANRKMSMPLNPYILSRAMIPVTAFIHAVISHPSAERSVCIEVGEILEDVIARRIISIDHLFEE